From the Calditrichota bacterium genome, the window GTTTTTTTGCACCGCAGGAGATAAAAATCAGACTCGCGGCGAGAACGAAAGTTGTCACGCATGTTAATTTTTTATTGATGTACAAAAAAATCCCTCAATTTTTCAATCCGCTACTGGCCATACTTTCGATGAAATATCTCTGGAAAATGCTGTAAGCGACGATGATCGGCAGTGCCAGCAGGGTTGCCGCCGCCAATTTGACGCCCATGAGTCCTTCTGCCTGACCGCCAACAACGAAAATGGTCACAATTTGCGGCATGGTCATCAAATTTCTTTCGTGAATCACAATCAGGGGCCAGAGCACTTCATTCCAGACAGTCATGAACGTGATGATTCCCACAGTGATGATCGTCGGCACTGACAGCGGCCAGAAGATGCGAAATAAAACGTGAAATTCGGAGCAGCCGTCGATGCGTGCGGCTTCGACTAAGTCCTGGGGAATTGTTAAAAAATGCTGCCGAAACAAAATGATGGCAAATGTGTTCACCAGATAGGGGACAATCAGCGCCAGAAAAGTTTCCGTCCATTTGAATTTGACCATCAGAATGTACTGCGGAATCAGCGTGATTTGAAACGGCAGCGTCATGGTGAACAAAATCAGTCCGAACATCAATTTTTTACCGCGAAATTGCAGTCGCGCCAGAGAGTAGCCAATCATCGAGCTGAAAACAATGACGCCTAAAGTGACCATGGAAGCGACAAACAAGCTGTTGAGAAATGCCCGTATGATAGGAATTTTCTGAAAGACCAATTTGTAACTGTGCAGAGAAACAGAGGACGGAATAATGCCAAAACCGCCGATTTCCGCCTCTGGTCTCACTGTCGCCGAGATCATCCACAAAAACGGATAGATGAAAATAATTGTCCAGAAAATTAAAAAGCCATAAAATGATAGTTTTTTTAACATCGTCAAAGCCAGTATTTTCTAATAGTACACATCCGATTCAATCACTTTTTTCTGAATTAAAATTACGGAAAAGACAACGGCGGCGAAGAAAAAGCCCAGCGTGGCGGCATAGCCCATGTGATAGAAAGAAAATGCCTGCTGATAAATGTACAGCATCGCCGAAAGTGTGCTGCCTAACGGGCCGCCCCCGGTCATAATGTACGGCTCGATGAATAGCGAGAAACCGCCGATCGTCGATAAAATGACCACCATGATCATGGTGGGGTTAATCATTGGCAGCGTGATGTAACGAAATTTTTGCCAATGCGAAGCGCCTTCCAAATCCGCGGCTTCGTACATGTAAGTGGGAACCGTTTGCAGACCAACGAGAAACAAAACGACATACAAACCGACGTTTTTCCACGTTGCCATGATGGCGATGGACGGCATGGCAAGTCTGGGGCTCGTGAGCCAGGGCAATTTTGGCAGATGCAAACTCGCAAGCAGCGTATTGAGTACGCCGGTATCCTGAGCGTAGAGCTGCTGCCAGAGGATGGTAATGACGACGCCGGAAACGACAACCGGCATAAAATAGGCGGCGCGGAAAAAACCACGAAAGCGGATTTTTTGATTCAAAAATTCAGCCAGCGCCAGCGCTACCGTTATTTGCAAAGGGATATGAATGAATAAAAAAATTAGCGTGTTAATCAGCGATTTGAAAAAAAGTCCGTCATGTGCGAGACGAACAAAATTTTGCAATCCCGTCCATTGCATCGGGGAAATGATATCCCAGCGATGGAAAATGAGCAAAAATGAGAACGTAATCGGAAATGCCGTAAATATTGAAAAATGAATAATGTACGGCAGGGAAAAAATGTAACCGATTTTGTCGCGTTTCCCTTTTTTGCGAAACATTAAATCACTCCATAATCAATCTGGCGCGTTCGGCAGCGTCATGCACAGCCTGTTCCGGGGACTTAACTCCGTAAATGACGCTGGCTTCAAATTCTTTGGAAATGGCGTCAAAAATTTCTCTCAGCACCGGGGAACTGTCCGCACCACGCACATATCGGGCCTGCTCTGCGAAAACCACTTTTCTCGGATGCGTTTTAAAATAGGGCGCGAACAAACTGTCCTGCAAAATATTTTTTCGCAGCGGCAATTGATCCGCTGTTTCTAACAGCAGCAAATCCGCATGTCTGGAAACGAGAAATTTAGCGAATTCCCATGACCATTTTGGATGTTTGGTATTTTTGAAAATGACAATGCTTTTGTAATCGCCATAGGTGAAAGCAGGTCCCTCGGAGTAGGAGGGACGTGGCACAGGAACGAAATCGTATTCAAAGCCTTCAGGTTTGTATTTTTCGATTTGCGTAATCGCCCAGGGTCCCGTAAAACGACTGGCGACAATTTCATTGATAAAAACGTCTGCTCTCGCGTCCATTCTTTCCCGCGGGAAATAGCCTTTGTCAAATAGCGTCTTCAAAAATCGGAAGACGTCTACGGCAGCCTGATTGTCGAAAACGATGTTTCCGTTCTCGATCAGTGTTCTCCCGCCAGAAGCGGCGATGTACAGCGGGTAGAAATCAAAAAAGCGCTGCCACCAGGTGACGAGAATCTGCGTGATTCCGATCCAGCGGTCAATGTAGCCGTCGCCGTCTCTGTCGCGGGTGATTTTTTTTGCAGCTTTTAAATATTCCTCGAATGTTTTCGGTGGCTTTTCAAATCCGGCTTCTCTGAAAATATTCTTGTTGTATGCCATCATGATGGGATTCGTTTTCCAAAGAATCTGGTAAACATGACCATCTTTGGATTTGGACTGTTGAAAAACATCCTCGGAATAGCGGCTCGTGGCGAATGAGTCAAAATTGGCAAAAGTGTCCAACTGCAACAAAGCATCAGCGCGGACGTAAAGTTCGATATCGCCAGGCCACATGTTGGAATAGATGTCGGGAGTAGTTTTCCCGACGACTGCGGCTAAAACAACCTCTTCGCTGGATCTGCCTTCCGGAATCGGTTGGTGTTTGATGTGGACATTCGGGTGTATTTTTTCCCATTCCGCCACCAATTCTTCGGCGAGATTGATTTCGTACTGATTATTCGCCGACCAATAGGTGAGCGTGATTTGCTCGCCTTGCCCTGATTTCCGCGACTGACAGTTCAAACAAAACATGAGAGAGAAAATGGAAATTAATGAAATTAATTTTTTAAAATAATGAAGTTTATGAGAGAAAAATTCATCAAAAGTCATGTCTGTCCTGGAATTATAAACTTCTTCAAGAAAAATTGTAATACTCAACTTATTTCGACACTTCAGCGCTGAACCCGAAA encodes:
- a CDS encoding carbohydrate ABC transporter permease, giving the protein MLKKLSFYGFLIFWTIIFIYPFLWMISATVRPEAEIGGFGIIPSSVSLHSYKLVFQKIPIIRAFLNSLFVASMVTLGVIVFSSMIGYSLARLQFRGKKLMFGLILFTMTLPFQITLIPQYILMVKFKWTETFLALIVPYLVNTFAIILFRQHFLTIPQDLVEAARIDGCSEFHVLFRIFWPLSVPTIITVGIITFMTVWNEVLWPLIVIHERNLMTMPQIVTIFVVGGQAEGLMGVKLAAATLLALPIIVAYSIFQRYFIESMASSGLKN
- a CDS encoding extracellular solute-binding protein; the protein is MTFDEFFSHKLHYFKKLISLISIFSLMFCLNCQSRKSGQGEQITLTYWSANNQYEINLAEELVAEWEKIHPNVHIKHQPIPEGRSSEEVVLAAVVGKTTPDIYSNMWPGDIELYVRADALLQLDTFANFDSFATSRYSEDVFQQSKSKDGHVYQILWKTNPIMMAYNKNIFREAGFEKPPKTFEEYLKAAKKITRDRDGDGYIDRWIGITQILVTWWQRFFDFYPLYIAASGGRTLIENGNIVFDNQAAVDVFRFLKTLFDKGYFPRERMDARADVFINEIVASRFTGPWAITQIEKYKPEGFEYDFVPVPRPSYSEGPAFTYGDYKSIVIFKNTKHPKWSWEFAKFLVSRHADLLLLETADQLPLRKNILQDSLFAPYFKTHPRKVVFAEQARYVRGADSSPVLREIFDAISKEFEASVIYGVKSPEQAVHDAAERARLIME
- a CDS encoding sugar ABC transporter permease, with amino-acid sequence MFRKKGKRDKIGYIFSLPYIIHFSIFTAFPITFSFLLIFHRWDIISPMQWTGLQNFVRLAHDGLFFKSLINTLIFLFIHIPLQITVALALAEFLNQKIRFRGFFRAAYFMPVVVSGVVITILWQQLYAQDTGVLNTLLASLHLPKLPWLTSPRLAMPSIAIMATWKNVGLYVVLFLVGLQTVPTYMYEAADLEGASHWQKFRYITLPMINPTMIMVVILSTIGGFSLFIEPYIMTGGGPLGSTLSAMLYIYQQAFSFYHMGYAATLGFFFAAVVFSVILIQKKVIESDVYY